In Phalacrocorax aristotelis chromosome 25, bGulAri2.1, whole genome shotgun sequence, the following proteins share a genomic window:
- the LOC142048167 gene encoding maestro heat-like repeat-containing protein family member 2B: protein MKGLALCPCVASQSSPERSEDRGSATGTVPAAVTTFAAAGTSLLKQLQDNEGERVETYRELESVLQGGDGCLTSGVVNRLIAEASSDMRAAQGVAGDVKMAASDVLVALARSHFHFVMSELQSHLKAMGKVPDEIVLLTLGKMAHSYALQCIPFVGMTLLALRAVLSRVGSGRILCAVCSVLEQWSKGVNTYFGNREQCSFPRKGAAARFSEAIYPVFCSVVENWLDCREEEAKQAVLGAVAAMMSVLLREEQHREHAWEQLLWLLHQYREVRDTSRVTKSLSYVLETLEGVQTPVPRGTALAISTAAHRQLSDVTKEPGPAHKAVLSRCVVLQAQMYAEETVAFLRSQLSGGSEAGRVAAVGLLAVLVRSDAPATREKLPQVVEAVGSVCDDPSAQVRRAVLEFIRELLSSVCQSCWAWDVVGHIFTEFSRTSGRLVAGGLFPWETQEDGALQALCMDILGSLDVSLRGMTRLLWPRLLQYVVPAQYSGMLVPLSHCLQALVERRERAGCKEEEEETDATESQEQGRSPSECCWVWQGVGPVRVSLCPTSPEQEPRKPKGRARLCCWAWGALPYIAPCPAQRLVSPARSTLLASAVAALLLSALSPVWVIGAQLPAPQALLARLLVVAAAPYRSGERAVAALRLLQALHGRIHRALGAVWATEVPLLLQYLEGRTESSLDSAEWEHRVLKFLRASLEPIEDKAWTVGLSQELSQQLGSSAPSSWEKPFLHKALGTALAGCQDLRHVQRQVLRFLQETNPVELSEVQGMISVVAHAAENHFHLVLDTVTMFSAALTRDWFYQTSMGWKVKDPGFCLPFLFLAFFPLLRLQQANCGRCL from the exons ATGAAGGGCTTGG ctctgtGCCCATGTGTGGCTTCCCAGTCCAGCCCTGAGCGTTCTGAGGACAGAGGCAGTGCAACGGGAACCGTCCCTGCGGCTGTCACCACCTTTGCGGCTGCCGGGACTTCTCTGCTAAAGCAGCTGCAAGACAATGAG GGTGAGCGAGTGGAGACATACCGGGAGCTGGAGAGCGTCTTGCAGGGAGGCGACGGCTGTTTGACGAGCGGTGTTGTGAACCGCCTGATAGCAGAGGCGTCCAGTGACATGCGAGCAGCCCAG GGTGTGGCAGGTGACGTGAAGATGGCTGCTAGTGATGTCCTGGTGGCTCTGGCCCGCTCCCACTTCCACTTTGTCATGTCCGAGCTCCAGAGCCACCTGAAGGCCATGGGGAAGGTCCCTGATGAGATTGTGCTCCTCACCTTGGGCAAAATGGCCCACAGCTACG ccctgcagtgcATCCCCTTTGTGGGAATGACGCTGCTCGCCCTGCGCGCCGTGCTGAGCCGGGTGGGGAGTGGCCGGATCCTGTGCGCCGTCTGCAGTG TTCTGGAGCAATGGTCGAAAGGAGTCAATACGTACTTTGGCAACCGGGAGCAATGCTCCTTCCCTCGCAAAGGGGCAGCGGCACGGTTCTCTGAAGCCATTTACCCGGTCTTCTGCTCTGTGGTGGAAAATTGGCTGgactgcagggaggaagag GCCAAGCAGGCTGTCCTCGGGGCGGTGGCTGCCATGATGAGTGTCCTTCTGCGTGAGGAGCAGCACCGAGAGCATGCCTGGGAGCAGCTCCTCTGGCTCCTGCACCAATATCGGGAGGTCCGAGACACCTCCCGGGTCACCAAG AGCCTCAGCTATGTCCTGGAGACGCTGGAGGGAGTTCAGACCCCAGTCCCACGGGGCACGGCTCTTGCCATCAGCACTGCTGCGCACCGCCAG CTCTCTGATGTGACCAAAGAGCCGGGCCCGGCCCATAAGGCAGTGCTGTCCCGCTGTGTCGTGCTGCAGG cacaAATGTACGCCGAGGAGACTGTCGCGTTTCTACGCTCCCAGCTGAGCGGTGGGAGTGAGGCCGGTCGCGTGGCAGCCGTGGgcctgctggcagtgctggtccGCTCTGACG CACCTGCGACGAGAGAGAAGCTGCCCCAGGTGGTGGAGGCTGTGGGGTCAGTGTGCGATGACCCCAGTGCCCAG GTGCGGAGGGCAGTTCTGGAGTTCATCAGGGAGCTGCTCAGCTCTGtctgccagagctgctgggcaTGGGATGTGGTGGGGCACATCTTCACGGAGTTCAGCCGGACCTCGGGCAGACTG GTGGCAGGAGGCCTTTTTCCCTGGGAAACCCAGGAGGATGGAGCTCTTCAAGCCCTGTGCATGGACATCCTGGGCTCGCTGGATGTCTCTCTGAGAGGGATGACACGA ctcctgtggcCGAGGCTGCTGCAGTATGTCGTGCCAGCCCAGTACAGTGGCATGCTGGTCCCGCTCTCCCACTGCCTCCAAGCCCTAGTTGAGAGACGGGAGAGAGCAGGgtgcaaggaagaagaggaggagacagATGCCACAGAGTCCCAGGAGCAAGGTAGGAGCCCCAGTGAGTGCTGCTGGGTTTGGCAGGGGGTTGGGCCAGTCCGTGTCTCCCTGTGCCCCACCAGCCCTGAGCAGGAGCCCAGGAAACCAaagggcagagccaggctctgctgctgggcGTGGGGGGCTCTGCCCTACATTGCCCCTTGCCCAGCACAGAGACTTGTCTCTCCTGCTCGCAGCACTCTCCTG GCCAGCGCTGTGGCAGCGCTGCTGCTCTCAGCCCTCAGCCCTGTGTGGGTCATAGGAG CCCAGCTGCCGGCTCCCCAGGCCCTCTTGGCTCGACTGCTG GTGGTGGCCGCAGCTCCTTACAGGAGTGGCGAACGCGCAGTCGCTGCCTTGCGGCTGCTGCAGGCCCTCCACGGCAGGATCCACCGAGCCTTGGGGGCGGTGTGGGCAACCGAGGtccccctcctgctgcagtaCCTGGAAG GAAGAACTGAGAGCTCCCTGGACTCTGCAGAGTGGGAGCACCGTGTGCTTAAG TTCCTGCGAGCCTCACTGGAGCCCATCGAGGACAAGGCGTGGACCGTGGGCCTGAGCCAGGAGCTgagccagcagctgggcagctctgcccccAGCTCCTGGGAGAAG CCATTCCTGCACAAGGCTCTTGGGACGGCGCTGGCAGGTTGTCAGGACCTCAGACACGTCCAAAGGCAGGTGCTGAGGTTCCTCCAGGAGACAAACCCTGTGGAGTTGTCTGAGGTCCAG GGAATGATATCTGTTGTGGCCCATGCTGCCGAGAACCACTTCCACCTGGTTTTGGACACGGTGACCAtgttctctgctgctctcaCCAGGGACTGGTTCTATCAGACTTCCATGGGCTGGAAGGTAAAGGATCCAGGATTttgtttgcctttcctttttttggccTTCTTTCCACTTCTACGGCTGCAGCAGGCAAACTGCGGCAGGTGCCTTTAG